In one window of Helianthus annuus cultivar XRQ/B chromosome 17, HanXRQr2.0-SUNRISE, whole genome shotgun sequence DNA:
- the LOC110921749 gene encoding pentatricopeptide repeat-containing protein At1g06270 → MAVSVAKLCKPICSFSFTFVRFSYPIHTISSQQLLEQSIKSAIEAKTYRQIADIFNASKEASQASNPFSFLSNFHHQHRAKIIDEILQSFIPLRPRNHPQRAYAYLLSFTLQGPDPLPLSLAILQRTLRSGCTPVPQTHLLLSSVWIHQRKEFGHTVSNMLLQMHSIGYKPDGGVCNYLISSLCKVDQYEEAVQVLRSMGGAGCVPDLDSFGSVIGLLCHYRKTKKIEELMKEMVSKFRLSPRKELVVKVFKSMRANKDVHKAVEMVIFLEEMDIQIGFESYEVVVETCLESSLFVLAGKVVMRMTNRGFIPYIKVRQKVFDGLAAVGELEFAYILKMKFTELNS, encoded by the coding sequence ATGGCCGTGTCAGTGGCAAAGCTATGTAAACCAATCTGTTCGTTTTCCTTCACTTTCGTTCGTTTTTCATACCCTATACATACAATCTCATCACAACAGTTACTTGAACAATCAATTAAATCAGCCATCGAAGCCAAAACTTACCGTCAAATTGCCGACATTTTTAACGCCTCAAAAGAAGCTTCTCAAGCCTCCAATCCTTTCTCATTCCTCTCAAACTTTCACCACCAACATAGAGCCAAAATAATTGACGAGATTCTACAAAGTTTTATCCCTCTTAGGCCTCGCAATCACCCTCAACGCGCATACGCCTACCTCCTTTCTTTCACACTGCAAGGTCCTGATCCTCTACCGTTATCCCTAGCAATCTTGCAACGCACCCTTCGGTCGGGCTGCACCCCTGTTCCTCAAACTCACCTGCTTCTCTCCAGTGTATGGATTCATCAACGAAAGGAGTTCGGTCATACTGTTTCCAACATGCTATTGCAGATGCATTCGATAGGATATAAACCGGACGGTGGTGTGTGCAACTATCTTATTTCATCACTATGTAAAGTTGATCAGTATGAGGAAGCGGTTCAGGTGTTACGGTCCATGGGTGGTGCAGGATGTGTGCCGGATTTAGACAGTTTCGGTTCTGTAATCGGTCTACTCTGTCACTATAGAAAGACCAAAAAGATTGAAGAGTTAATGAAGGAGATGGTTTCGAAGTTCAGATTATCCCCTAGGAAAGAACTGGTGGTTAAAGTTTTCAAGTCGATGCGGGCTAATAAAGATGTGCATAAAGCTGTTGAAATGGTTATTTTTCTCGAAGAAATGGATATACAAATTGGGTTCGAGAGTTATGAGGTGGTTGTTGAGACGTGTTTGGAATCCAGTTTGTTTGTTTTAGCAGGTAAAGTTGTTATGAGGATGACGAACAGAGGTTTCATACCGTATATAAAGGTGCGACAGAAAGTGTTTGATGGATTGGCTGCTGTTGGTGAATTGGAGTTTGCTTATATTCTTAAAATGAAGTTCACAGAACTGAACTCTTAG